The genomic region CGCGTCGCTCAGGTGCTGGGTCGACTGGGTGTACCCCTCGAGGGAGTTCCCGTCAGCGAGGGCCCCCTGGTAGGCCGCGAACGCCGCGATCGTGGCGGCCAGGCCGAGGATGATGCCGGCGATGATGTCGATGGCGCTGGTCCCGCCCGAGGGTGCGGGCGGCGGTGGGGGTGGTGGCGCCAGGGGGTCGCTCACGGAGGTGATCTCCTACGGTCGGTGGTGGAGCGGGCGCATGATGCGCCCCCCGACCCCCGGATGCCGCGATCACCCGCAGCGGATCACCCCGCGTCATGCGGGTGTCACCCGGCGCACGCGGTCACTCCGCCGTGCGCGGGGTCCCCCAGGCCGCCATGGCAAGGCAGAAGACGCCGTAGCCGGCCACGCCCACCGCGACGGCCGTCAGCAGACCGGTCCCGAAGGCGGTCGACGACAGCTCTCCGAACGCTGCCGACAACCCCCCGGATTCCGAGGAGTCCGACTGCACCGCCGCCTGGGCCAACAGGACGGCGATGGTGCCGAACAGGACCGCGCGGGCCGCGTGGCCGATCGACCCGGACCAGCTCGCCACCGTCCGGCGGAACCCGTGCGCCCGCACCTGGTCCATGAACTCGCGGGTGACCGCCTTCTTCAGCTGGTACGCGGCGACCCCGGCGAGGACCGCGGCAGCGCCGCCGACCAGCCACTGGCCGTACGGCAGCTCGAGCACCCGCTGGGTCAGCTGCTGCTCACTGGACGACTCACCGCCGGACCCTCCGCCCGATCCGACCAGCACGCGCACCGCGTACACCGTCAGACCCCCGTAGATCAGCGCGCGGACCAGGTAGCTGATGCGCATCACGACGCCCTTGGCGCCGGACTCGCCGCTCGGGTTGGCGACGACGTGCACCAGGCGGAGCAGCGCGTACCCGGCCAGGCCGACCGCCAGCACGATCAGGATCACCGTCCCGTAGGACTGCTCGGACAGCTGCTCGATCGCACCGGTCTGGCTCGCCTCGGACTCGCCGCCGCCGAGCCCGACCGACCCGGCGATCGCAGCGATGGTGAGGTAGAGCACGCCCTTGGCGG from Euzebya sp. harbors:
- a CDS encoding DUF1206 domain-containing protein, with the translated sequence MAQTSPTVPSSTTSSASVGDQAQQAANSPWVDRLGRMGFAAKGVLYLTIAAIAGSVGLGGGESEASQTGAIEQLSEQSYGTVILIVLAVGLAGYALLRLVHVVANPSGESGAKGVVMRISYLVRALIYGGLTVYAVRVLVGSGGGSGGESSSEQQLTQRVLELPYGQWLVGGAAAVLAGVAAYQLKKAVTREFMDQVRAHGFRRTVASWSGSIGHAARAVLFGTIAVLLAQAAVQSDSSESGGLSAAFGELSSTAFGTGLLTAVAVGVAGYGVFCLAMAAWGTPRTAE